Proteins found in one Triticum aestivum cultivar Chinese Spring chromosome 4D, IWGSC CS RefSeq v2.1, whole genome shotgun sequence genomic segment:
- the LOC123098115 gene encoding RNA demethylase ALKBH10B isoform X2 translates to MASAAVIPSPAGGAVPVHGAAEPAGWLMDERDGFISWLRGEFAAANAIIDLLVVHLRAVGDPGEYDHVFAAVQQRRHHWAPVIHMQQFFPVADVAYALQQSGWRRRLPPPQQHGPVVSPAPPPPPPRRPSFAPSHNHSHSHHRHAAHHRYDPPRGAGNVPPAGSDKDGREFHNKEGKGLKEGENVADAKGPQLNSPVTDGEKNSSLQITAEGSSKVVPTPVEYTTSEIIDGKPVNTVEGLKVYEGLVNVTEINKIVSLVNETKASSRRGGFEVGQTVIVGKRPLKGHGSVIIQLGVPIIEGPLEDENQRETTRVEPVPGLLHDLFDRFFRQGIVPSKPDYCVVDFYYEEEYSHPQQPPSWYGRPLCTLCLTECDMVFGRVIFGERGDNRGPLKLSLSTGSLVVLQGRSADVAKRAIPATRKQRILLTFGKSVARKVAPSESASRPTAPLTPPSMPWGPPSRPANVRPHSPSPQHFGYTPTSSVLPAPTTGPHHIPPSDGMQPLFVAPAPVAAAAIPFPAAVPLPNATAAWMPEAAPRPAPPRFPVPGTGVFLPPGSAHQLPHQMIQASQAHAEPNSPRGSAAYVHNKGTVMEVANGSASPKSSGTTKRADTTEAKPECNGSSSSVGEEQQNGGMKNAGLSKVEPSAAK, encoded by the exons ATGGCCTCCGCGGCCGTCATCCCCTCCCCCGCCGGCGGCGCCGTGCCCGTGCACGGGGCCGCCGAGCCCGCCGGCTGGCTCATGGACGAGCGCGACGGCTTCATCTCCTGGCTGCGGGGCGAGTTCGCCGCCGCCAACGCCATCATCGACCTCCTCGTCGTGCACCTCCGCGCCGTCGGCGACCCGGGCGAGTACGACCACGTCTTCGCCGCCGTGCAGCAGCGCCGCCACCACTGGGCGCCCGTCATCCACATGCAGCAGTTCTTCCCCGTCGCCGACGTCGCCTACGCGCTGCAGCAGTCCGGCtggcgccgccgcctgccgcccccGCAGCAGCACGGCCCCGTCGtctcgccggccccgccgccgcctcctccgcgccGCCCGTCCTTCGCGCCCTCCCACAACCACTCCCACTCCCACCACCGCCACGCCGCGCACCATCGCTACGATCCGCCGCGTGGTGCAGGCAACGTCCCGCCTGCCGGATCCGATAAAGATG GGCGTGAATTTCATAACAAAGAAGGGAAGGGACTTAAGGAAGGGGAGAACGTCGCTGATGCTAAAGGTCCACAGTTGAATTCTCCTGTTACTGATG GCGAGAAAAATTCTAGCCTGCAAATTACTGCTGAAGGAAGCAGCAAAGTGGTTCCAACTCCTGTAGAATATACAACCAGTGAAATCATTGATGGCAAGCCG GTTAATACTGTTGAAGGGCTCAAGGTTTATGAAGGGTTGGTAAATGTGACTGAGATAAACAAGATTGTTTCTTTAGTTAATGAAACAAAAGCTTCTTCTCGTCGAGGAGGGTTCGAAG TGGGCCAGACTGTTATTGTTGGTAAAAGACCACTGAAGGGTCATGGAAGCGTAATTATTCAGCTGGGAGTTCCTATCATTGAAGGCCCTCTTGAAGATGAAAATCAAAGAG AGACAACAAGGGTAGAGCCTGTTCCTGGGTTGCTGCATGACCTGTTTGATCGCTTCTTTCGGCAGGGAATTGTACCTTCTAAGCCAGACTATTGTGTTGTCGACTTCTACTATGAG GAGGAATATTCCCATCCTCAGCAACCTCCCTCATGGTATGGTAGGCCACTTTGTACCCTCTGCCTGACAGAGTGTGATATGGTGTTTGGCCGAGTTATTTTTGGAGAACGAGGTGATAACAGAGGCCCTTTGAAGCTCTCTCTATCTACAGG GTCTCTTGTAGTGTTGCAAGGGAGAAGTGCTGATGTAGCCAAGCGAGCTATTCCTGCTACACGTAAGCAGCGAATCCTTCTAACTTTTGGGAAGTCTGTGGCAAGAAAAGTTGCACCATCGGAAAGTGCTTCACGGCCTACCGCCCCGTTGACACCTCCTTCTATGCCCTGGGGTCCACCATCAAGGCCAGCTAATGTGAGGCCACATTCTCCAAGTCCGCAGCACTTTGGATACACCCCGACCAGCAGCGTACTTCCAGCACCAACAACTGGACctcatcacatccctccgtctgaTGGAATGCAGCCACTCTTTGTAGCACCTGCTCCTGTTGCTGCCGCAGCCATACCTTTCCCAGCAGCTGTTCCCTTGCCAAATGCAACGGCAGCTTGGATGCCAGAAGCTGCCCCAAGGCCTGCCCCACCTCGATTCCCTGTTCCAGGCACAGGCGTCTTCCTTCCTCCTGGATCAGCTCACCAGCTGCCCCATCAGATGATACAAGCTTCCCAAGCTCATGCGGAACCTAACTCCCCAAGAGGCTCAGCAGCTTATGTGCATAACAAGGGTACTGTCATGGAGGTGGCTAATGGTAGTGCTTCTCCAAAGAGCTCAGGAACAACAAAAAGGGCCGATACAACCGAGGCAAAACCAGAGTGCAATGGGAGCTCTAGTTCTGTGGGTGAGGAGCAGCAGAACGGTGGTATGAAGAATGCTGGGCTCAGCAAGGTTGAGCCAAGTGCCGCTAAATAG
- the LOC123098115 gene encoding RNA demethylase ALKBH10B isoform X1 yields the protein MASAAVIPSPAGGAVPVHGAAEPAGWLMDERDGFISWLRGEFAAANAIIDLLVVHLRAVGDPGEYDHVFAAVQQRRHHWAPVIHMQQFFPVADVAYALQQSGWRRRLPPPQQHGPVVSPAPPPPPPRRPSFAPSHNHSHSHHRHAAHHRYDPPRGAGNVPPAGSDKDGREFHNKEGKGLKEGENVADAKGPQLNSPVTDAGEKNSSLQITAEGSSKVVPTPVEYTTSEIIDGKPVNTVEGLKVYEGLVNVTEINKIVSLVNETKASSRRGGFEVGQTVIVGKRPLKGHGSVIIQLGVPIIEGPLEDENQRETTRVEPVPGLLHDLFDRFFRQGIVPSKPDYCVVDFYYEEEYSHPQQPPSWYGRPLCTLCLTECDMVFGRVIFGERGDNRGPLKLSLSTGSLVVLQGRSADVAKRAIPATRKQRILLTFGKSVARKVAPSESASRPTAPLTPPSMPWGPPSRPANVRPHSPSPQHFGYTPTSSVLPAPTTGPHHIPPSDGMQPLFVAPAPVAAAAIPFPAAVPLPNATAAWMPEAAPRPAPPRFPVPGTGVFLPPGSAHQLPHQMIQASQAHAEPNSPRGSAAYVHNKGTVMEVANGSASPKSSGTTKRADTTEAKPECNGSSSSVGEEQQNGGMKNAGLSKVEPSAAK from the exons ATGGCCTCCGCGGCCGTCATCCCCTCCCCCGCCGGCGGCGCCGTGCCCGTGCACGGGGCCGCCGAGCCCGCCGGCTGGCTCATGGACGAGCGCGACGGCTTCATCTCCTGGCTGCGGGGCGAGTTCGCCGCCGCCAACGCCATCATCGACCTCCTCGTCGTGCACCTCCGCGCCGTCGGCGACCCGGGCGAGTACGACCACGTCTTCGCCGCCGTGCAGCAGCGCCGCCACCACTGGGCGCCCGTCATCCACATGCAGCAGTTCTTCCCCGTCGCCGACGTCGCCTACGCGCTGCAGCAGTCCGGCtggcgccgccgcctgccgcccccGCAGCAGCACGGCCCCGTCGtctcgccggccccgccgccgcctcctccgcgccGCCCGTCCTTCGCGCCCTCCCACAACCACTCCCACTCCCACCACCGCCACGCCGCGCACCATCGCTACGATCCGCCGCGTGGTGCAGGCAACGTCCCGCCTGCCGGATCCGATAAAGATG GGCGTGAATTTCATAACAAAGAAGGGAAGGGACTTAAGGAAGGGGAGAACGTCGCTGATGCTAAAGGTCCACAGTTGAATTCTCCTGTTACTGATG CAGGCGAGAAAAATTCTAGCCTGCAAATTACTGCTGAAGGAAGCAGCAAAGTGGTTCCAACTCCTGTAGAATATACAACCAGTGAAATCATTGATGGCAAGCCG GTTAATACTGTTGAAGGGCTCAAGGTTTATGAAGGGTTGGTAAATGTGACTGAGATAAACAAGATTGTTTCTTTAGTTAATGAAACAAAAGCTTCTTCTCGTCGAGGAGGGTTCGAAG TGGGCCAGACTGTTATTGTTGGTAAAAGACCACTGAAGGGTCATGGAAGCGTAATTATTCAGCTGGGAGTTCCTATCATTGAAGGCCCTCTTGAAGATGAAAATCAAAGAG AGACAACAAGGGTAGAGCCTGTTCCTGGGTTGCTGCATGACCTGTTTGATCGCTTCTTTCGGCAGGGAATTGTACCTTCTAAGCCAGACTATTGTGTTGTCGACTTCTACTATGAG GAGGAATATTCCCATCCTCAGCAACCTCCCTCATGGTATGGTAGGCCACTTTGTACCCTCTGCCTGACAGAGTGTGATATGGTGTTTGGCCGAGTTATTTTTGGAGAACGAGGTGATAACAGAGGCCCTTTGAAGCTCTCTCTATCTACAGG GTCTCTTGTAGTGTTGCAAGGGAGAAGTGCTGATGTAGCCAAGCGAGCTATTCCTGCTACACGTAAGCAGCGAATCCTTCTAACTTTTGGGAAGTCTGTGGCAAGAAAAGTTGCACCATCGGAAAGTGCTTCACGGCCTACCGCCCCGTTGACACCTCCTTCTATGCCCTGGGGTCCACCATCAAGGCCAGCTAATGTGAGGCCACATTCTCCAAGTCCGCAGCACTTTGGATACACCCCGACCAGCAGCGTACTTCCAGCACCAACAACTGGACctcatcacatccctccgtctgaTGGAATGCAGCCACTCTTTGTAGCACCTGCTCCTGTTGCTGCCGCAGCCATACCTTTCCCAGCAGCTGTTCCCTTGCCAAATGCAACGGCAGCTTGGATGCCAGAAGCTGCCCCAAGGCCTGCCCCACCTCGATTCCCTGTTCCAGGCACAGGCGTCTTCCTTCCTCCTGGATCAGCTCACCAGCTGCCCCATCAGATGATACAAGCTTCCCAAGCTCATGCGGAACCTAACTCCCCAAGAGGCTCAGCAGCTTATGTGCATAACAAGGGTACTGTCATGGAGGTGGCTAATGGTAGTGCTTCTCCAAAGAGCTCAGGAACAACAAAAAGGGCCGATACAACCGAGGCAAAACCAGAGTGCAATGGGAGCTCTAGTTCTGTGGGTGAGGAGCAGCAGAACGGTGGTATGAAGAATGCTGGGCTCAGCAAGGTTGAGCCAAGTGCCGCTAAATAG